The stretch of DNA GGCCGTAACGAAGCAGCTGGAAGCCCAGATCGCCGCCATCAAGGCCCGGGATGCCGCCGAGGCCATCGAAATCCAGCACGAGATGACCCCGCCCGAAGCACCCGCACACGAACGCACTTACGCGGAGATGTCCGCGATCGAGGAAATCGCAGGCGTCCTGACCATCAGCTCCCCCGCCGCCGGGGCGCTCGTCACCCAGTCCCGGCAAGTCTGCTCCCTGCCGCCGGTCATGGACGCCCTCTCCGCCGGGGCCATTACCTGGCAGCACGCCAAAATCATCGCCGACGAAACCGAAGGCCTCGGCCCCGCCGGCGCGGCCGCCCTCGCCGCGCACTTCCTGGACCCCGACGCACCCAACCCGGCACGCGGAGCCGCCGCCGGCGAACTCGTACCGTCACGGTTCCGGACCCGAGTCCGTAACTGGCGCGAACGCCACCACCCCGAAACCCTCGAAAAACGCCACACCAAAGGCGCCGCCGACCGGCGGATGGAATACACCCCGGACCGCGACGGCATGGCCTGGCTCTCCCTGTACCTGCCCGCCGACACCGCATCCGCCATCTGGAACCGCAGCACCGCCCTCGCCCGCGGCCTCCAGGGCCCCGAAGAGCCCCGGTCAATGACACAACTCCGGCCCGACATCGCCGCCGGCCTGCTTCTCAGCGCCGGCCCAGCCCTCAGCCCCGCCCCCGAAAGCACCGCGGGTCAAAGCACCGCAGGACAAAGCACCACGGGCGAAGGCAAGACAGAAACCACCGAAGACGGCTTCGATGCCCCCATCGGCGTGGCCTCCGTGTCCGTCAATGACCGGCCCGCCGCCGACCTCGCCTCCGCCGGGCATGAGGAAACCGGCCGCAGCGGTTACACGGACCTCGCCAGCGTCCCAGTCCCGAATGCCCAAGTGCTCGTCACGGTCCCGGTGTTCGCACTCCTCGGCCTCACCGACGAACCCGCAACCCTGGACGGCTACGGACCTATCCCCGCCTCCATGGCCCGGAAACTGGTCACCGAAGGGGCCAGTTCCTTCTACCGGGTGCTCGTAGATCCCCGGGACGGGGCACCGCTCGAGATCGGGCGCACCAGCTACCGGCTCACTAAAGCCCTGAAAAAGGCGCTCCAGCTTCGGGACGGCAAATGCACCTTCCCCGGCTGCAACAACCACTCCCTCGACAACGACACCGACCACCTCACCGCCTGGCACCACGGCGGAACCACCGGAATCAGCAACCTGGCCCAACTCTGCCCGAAACACCATCGCCTCAAACACCACAAACCTTGGACACCCACCCAAGCCACACACAACGAACCACCCGGCTG from Pseudarthrobacter siccitolerans encodes:
- a CDS encoding HNH endonuclease signature motif containing protein, which encodes MGNGAGTVAVMEGIHASVAGLDALFVEDARLGAGRPGPANTDGVDVVTDVLQRQYEIRLERMAVTKQLEAQIAAIKARDAAEAIEIQHEMTPPEAPAHERTYAEMSAIEEIAGVLTISSPAAGALVTQSRQVCSLPPVMDALSAGAITWQHAKIIADETEGLGPAGAAALAAHFLDPDAPNPARGAAAGELVPSRFRTRVRNWRERHHPETLEKRHTKGAADRRMEYTPDRDGMAWLSLYLPADTASAIWNRSTALARGLQGPEEPRSMTQLRPDIAAGLLLSAGPALSPAPESTAGQSTAGQSTTGEGKTETTEDGFDAPIGVASVSVNDRPAADLASAGHEETGRSGYTDLASVPVPNAQVLVTVPVFALLGLTDEPATLDGYGPIPASMARKLVTEGASSFYRVLVDPRDGAPLEIGRTSYRLTKALKKALQLRDGKCTFPGCNNHSLDNDTDHLTAWHHGGTTGISNLAQLCPKHHRLKHHKPWTPTQATHNEPPGWTSPTGRHYKPEQPDQEPPQWPQILHVFGKPFEAPAFDPRWAEPPTLEPPDGYFLDVEPPLEEPDDDSLVDPDDIPLDDPAWDDFYATPPKLPQDPFPDWHLWLSESLSVP